Proteins encoded in a region of the Panicum hallii strain FIL2 chromosome 3, PHallii_v3.1, whole genome shotgun sequence genome:
- the LOC112886440 gene encoding LRR receptor-like serine/threonine-protein kinase FEI 1, translated as MDKIGSSWRRNKGRGRHGAGLRAAAITMLMLATILLCSAPTIALTPDGEALLELKLAFNATAQRLTSWRPSDPNPCGWEGISCSHPDLRVQSIALHQNSLHGPIPVEIKNCTDLRAIYLRANYLQGGIPSEIGDLVHLTILDLSSNLLRGTIPASIGSLTHLRFLNLSTNFFSGEIPNVGVLGTFKSSSFVGNLELCGLPIQRACRGTLGFPAVLPHSDPLSSAGVSPINNNKTSHFLNGIVIGSMSTLAVALIAVLGFLWICLLSRKKSIGGNYVKMDKQTVPDGAKLVTYQWNLPYSTSEIIRRLELLDEEDVVGCGGFGTVYEMVMDDGTSFAVKRIDLSRESRDRTFEKELEILGSIRHINLVNLRGYCRLPTAKLLIYDFVELGSLDCYLHGDEQEDQPLNWNARMKIALGSARGLAYLHHDCSPGIVHGDIKASNILLDRSLEPRVSDFGLERLLVDNGAHVTTVVAGTFGYLAPEYLQNGHATEKSDVYSFGVLLLELVTGKRPTDACFIKKGLNIVGWLNTLTGEHRLEDIIDERCGDVEVEAVEAILDIAAMCTDADPGQRPSMSAVLKMLEEEILSPCMSELCYEQHLEL; from the exons ATGGACAAGATTGGCAGCAGCTGGAGGAGGAACAAGGGGAGAGGCCGCCATGGGGCgggcctgcgcgccgccgccatcaccaTGCTCATGCTGGCCACCATCCTCCTTTGCTCCGCGCCCACCATAGCACTCACCCCGGACG GCGAGGCCCTGCTCGAGCTCAAGCTGGCCTTCAACGCCACCGCCCAGCGCCTCACCAGCTGGAGGCCCTCCGACCCCAACCCCTGCGGCTGGGAGGGCATCTCCTGCTCCCACCCCGATCTCAGGGTACAATCCAT AGCTCTGCACCAGAACAGCCTGCATGGCCCAATCCCTGTAGAGATCAAGAACTGCACAGACCTCAGGGCAAT TTACCTGAGAGCTAACTACCTGCAAGGAGGTATCCCTTCAGAGATTGGCGACCTTGTGCACCTCACAATCTT ggacttgtcgAGCAACCTGTTGAGGGGTACAATTCCGGCATCCATTGGAAGCCTCACACACCTTCGCTTTCT GAACCTGTCCACTAATTTCTTCTCAGGAGAAATCCCAAACGTGGGTGTCCTAGGAACCTTCAAAAGCAGCTC GTTCGTTGGAAATCTGGAGCTTTGTGGCTTGCCCATCCAGAGAGCTTGCCGTGGAACACTCGGCTTTCCTGCTGTGCTGCCGCACTCCGATCCACTCTCTTCAGCTG GTGTTTCTCCTATCAACAACAACAAAACATCACACTTTCTGAATGGCATTGTCATTGGTTCAATGTCAACCTTGGCTGTTGCCTTGATCGCTGTACTCGGATTCTTATGGATTTGCTTGCTGTCCAGGAAGAAGAGCATTGGTGGGAACTATGTAAAGATGGACAAGCAAACTGTTCCTGATG GTGCAAAGCTTGTGACGTACCAGTGGAACCTTCCATATTCAACAAGCGAGATTATTAGAAGGTTGGAGCTGCTTgatgaagaggatgtggttggcTGTGGGGGTTTTGGCACAGTGTACGAAATGGTGATGGATGATGGCACATCATTTGCTGTGAAGAGGATTGACCTTAGCCGCGAAAGCCGTGACAGGACATTCGAGAAGGAGCTAGAGATTTTGGGCAGCATCAGGCATATAAACCTTGTCAACCTGCGAGGCTACTGCCGGCTCCCCACAGCGAAGCTACTCATATATGATTTTGTGGAGCTGGGCAGCTTGGATTGCTACCTTCATG GAGATGAACAAGAGGACCAGCCTTTGAACTGGAACGCACGTATGAAGATTGCCCTAGGCTCGGCTCGAGGTCTGGCGTATCTGCACCATGATTGCTCGCCTGGGATTGTGCATGGGGATATCAAAGCCAGTAATATCCTTCTGGATAGAAGCTTGGAGCCTCGTGTATCTGATTTTGGCCTTGAAAGGCTTCTTGTGGATAATGGTGCGCATGTCACCACTGTTGTGGCTGGCACTTTTGGATACCTAGCACCAG AGTACCTGCAGAATGGGCACGCTACTGAGAAATCAGATGTGTATAGCTTTGGAGTGCTTCTGCTGGAGCTGGTGACTGGAAAGAGGCCAACCGATGCATGCTTCATCAAGAAGGGACTGAACATTGTTGGCTGG CTCAACACCCTAACTGGGGAACACCGGCTCGAGGACATCATCGATGAGAGATGCGGAGATGTGGAGGTTGAAGCCGTGGAAGCCATTCTGGACATCGCCGCGATGTGCACGGACGCCGACCCCGGGCAGCGGCCATCGATGAGCGCTGTCCTGAAGATGCTGGAGGAGGAGATCCTCTCTCCCTGCATGAGCGAGTTGTGCTACGAGCAGCACCTGGAGCTCTGA